One region of Hymenobacter sediminicola genomic DNA includes:
- a CDS encoding NUDIX hydrolase: MAASLDDLPIPKNLRDSAVLVPVFRDATGELQLVMVRRSSFGIHGGQLAFPGGKHEPNDASLLATALREAEEEVGLAANNVEILAELPPIAVPTGFRIAPFLGRISRPEVWLWQQREVEEVLEIPLRHLADPSQHTEEDWQLAGWPTPRRVPFYRVAGGHSLWGASYRIIQPIIQPLLQGHWPV; this comes from the coding sequence ATGGCGGCTTCTCTTGATGACTTACCAATTCCGAAGAACCTGCGCGACTCTGCCGTGCTCGTTCCAGTGTTCCGCGACGCCACGGGTGAGCTACAGCTCGTGATGGTGCGCCGCAGCAGCTTCGGTATTCACGGCGGGCAACTGGCGTTTCCGGGCGGCAAGCACGAGCCCAATGATGCGTCCCTGCTGGCTACTGCTCTGCGCGAGGCGGAAGAGGAAGTGGGACTAGCTGCCAACAACGTGGAAATTCTGGCGGAGCTCCCTCCCATAGCTGTGCCCACGGGCTTCCGTATTGCGCCGTTTCTGGGCCGTATCAGCCGGCCGGAGGTGTGGCTGTGGCAGCAGCGCGAAGTAGAGGAAGTGCTTGAGATTCCGCTCCGCCACCTCGCCGACCCCAGCCAGCATACCGAGGAAGACTGGCAGCTGGCCGGCTGGCCTACGCCCCGTCGGGTACCCTTCTACCGTGTTGCGGGTGGCCACAGCCTGTGGGGCGCCAGCTACCGCATCATTCAGCCCATTATCCAGCCTTTGTTGCAGGGGCATTGGCCCGTGTAG
- a CDS encoding L,D-transpeptidase family protein, with product MRLLALLAAALLLTLCVPASTTLVPDPAFRQQQLRFPRVRAAYGLHQTSLHTLLRRHGIRPERLELFVRAFKLGRRVEVWGREQETGQFVLLRTYRLAGTSGTLGPKRRSGDGQVPEGFYSINRFNPDSEYHLSLGLDYPNAADLQHATPNPGGDIFIHGSNVTIGCLPITDACIRELYVLAVEARAAGQASIPVHIFPFEMTAENLARRVGSPHAAFWQGLTAGYQYFEDNHQLLVTGEVVKL from the coding sequence ATGCGCTTACTTGCTCTGCTGGCTGCGGCCCTGCTGCTGACGCTCTGTGTCCCTGCCTCAACGACGCTTGTGCCCGACCCGGCTTTCCGGCAGCAGCAGTTGCGGTTTCCGCGGGTGCGGGCGGCATATGGGCTGCATCAGACCAGCCTGCACACGCTGTTGCGCCGCCATGGCATCCGACCCGAACGGCTGGAGCTGTTCGTGCGGGCCTTCAAGCTGGGGCGGCGCGTGGAAGTATGGGGCCGGGAGCAGGAAACTGGGCAGTTTGTGCTGCTGCGCACCTACCGGCTGGCGGGCACGTCGGGCACGCTGGGCCCCAAGCGCCGCTCCGGCGACGGCCAGGTGCCGGAAGGATTTTATAGCATCAACCGCTTCAACCCTGACAGCGAGTATCACCTGTCGCTCGGCCTCGACTACCCCAACGCCGCCGACCTGCAGCACGCCACTCCTAACCCCGGCGGCGACATATTCATCCACGGCTCCAACGTCACCATCGGGTGCCTGCCCATTACCGATGCATGCATCCGGGAGTTGTATGTGCTGGCCGTGGAAGCTCGCGCCGCCGGCCAGGCCAGCATTCCGGTCCATATTTTCCCGTTTGAAATGACCGCCGAAAACCTGGCCCGCCGCGTTGGCAGCCCGCACGCTGCATTCTGGCAGGGCCTCACTGCCGGCTATCAGTACTTCGAGGACAACCACCAACTGTTGGTAACCGGAGAGGTGGTGAAGCTGTGA
- a CDS encoding alpha/beta hydrolase, giving the protein MASPSIPDTYTSDPLGSDFEQRSLPQPPDYEGAVRAVLVRYRVQPATTRAVLYVHGFNDYFFQREMAEQYAAHGFRFYALDLRKYGRALLPHQRPNNVRNLSEYFEDVDAALAVMRAEGAQTQVLSGHSTGGLIVALYANARTDSGLAALVLNSPFLDLNQPPLKLLAVPWLTRLGAVWPNLPVPSGLPDTYGLSLHRAYRGQWDYDLGWKPNRVFSVNAGWLRAIRKGHQQVRRGLQIVMPVLVLHSDRTAWGRTWSDDFRRSDIVLNVAHIRELAPRLGPNVTVTPVAGGLHDLFLSVPEVRAMAYQTVFEWLEQVLPGGPAGSPAQPTTR; this is encoded by the coding sequence ATGGCTTCCCCTTCCATTCCCGATACCTACACTTCTGATCCGCTGGGTTCCGACTTCGAGCAGCGCAGCCTCCCTCAGCCACCTGATTACGAAGGTGCCGTGCGGGCCGTGCTGGTGCGCTACCGGGTGCAACCAGCCACCACCCGAGCTGTGCTCTATGTGCATGGGTTCAACGACTACTTTTTTCAGCGGGAAATGGCCGAGCAGTACGCTGCCCACGGCTTCCGCTTCTACGCGCTAGATCTGCGCAAATACGGCCGTGCTCTGCTGCCACACCAGCGGCCTAATAACGTCCGGAATCTGTCCGAGTATTTTGAGGATGTGGATGCGGCGCTGGCCGTAATGCGGGCCGAAGGAGCGCAGACCCAAGTACTCAGCGGCCACTCCACCGGTGGGCTTATTGTTGCGCTTTATGCCAACGCCCGCACAGATTCCGGCTTGGCGGCGCTGGTGCTCAACAGCCCGTTTCTGGACCTGAATCAGCCACCGCTCAAGCTACTGGCTGTGCCATGGCTCACGAGACTGGGAGCCGTGTGGCCTAACCTGCCCGTGCCTTCTGGCCTGCCTGATACCTATGGCTTAAGTCTGCACCGCGCCTACCGGGGCCAGTGGGACTATGATCTGGGCTGGAAGCCTAACCGCGTGTTTTCTGTGAATGCCGGTTGGCTGCGCGCCATCCGCAAAGGCCATCAGCAAGTGCGTCGGGGCCTGCAGATTGTGATGCCGGTACTGGTGCTGCACTCCGACCGCACCGCGTGGGGCCGCACCTGGTCCGATGACTTTCGGCGTTCTGATATTGTGCTCAATGTGGCGCACATCCGGGAGCTGGCCCCGCGGCTGGGACCCAACGTAACAGTAACTCCCGTTGCCGGCGGCCTCCACGATTTGTTTCTGTCGGTGCCTGAGGTGCGGGCTATGGCCTACCAAACCGTGTTTGAGTGGCTGGAGCAGGTATTGCCGGGTGGCCCAGCCGGCTCACCCGCTCAGCCTACAACTCGTTAG
- a CDS encoding DUF4174 domain-containing protein — translation MLSSTAVAMRMYVLLSMLIASFILASVLQAQQGPAGQSVPALLKASKWQKRVLLLCAPAPDDADLRRQQQLLEPVRAGLDSRDLVVREVIISQLSTADKQYLTQRLGVAAGGFTAVLIGKDGGVKRRETRPLPPATLFSTIDAMPMRQQEMRGKQ, via the coding sequence ATGCTTTCCTCAACAGCCGTTGCCATGCGCATGTATGTATTGCTCAGTATGCTTATAGCCAGCTTTATACTGGCCTCCGTGTTGCAAGCCCAACAGGGGCCAGCTGGCCAGTCGGTGCCGGCACTGCTGAAAGCAAGCAAATGGCAGAAACGCGTGCTGCTACTGTGTGCCCCCGCCCCCGATGATGCCGACCTACGCCGCCAGCAGCAGCTCCTGGAACCTGTGCGCGCCGGCCTGGACTCGCGCGACTTGGTGGTGCGCGAAGTCATCATCAGTCAGCTTTCCACCGCCGACAAACAGTATCTCACGCAACGGTTGGGCGTGGCGGCTGGCGGGTTCACGGCTGTGTTGATTGGGAAAGATGGCGGCGTGAAGCGCCGCGAGACCCGGCCGCTCCCGCCAGCCACGTTGTTTTCTACTATTGATGCCATGCCCATGCGCCAGCAAGAAATGCGGGGCAAGCAGTAG
- a CDS encoding DUF2461 domain-containing protein yields MNTVLLFNFLEELSLHNEREWFQAHKATYDQLRKEFEVAVARWLQQMAANDPTLAGLDPKKCLFRIYRDVRFSHDKRPYKTHFSAYFSGGGKAGTGPGYYVQLGPHGQTMMAGGIYVPEKEQLVRIRQEIDYNGPALHAVLRAPAFRQYYAGLSGEKLKKAPAGYSTDHPDVELLKHKSFVVSHQVPDATVHQLDLDAYVPAAFRALQPFCEFLREAVD; encoded by the coding sequence ATGAATACTGTTTTGCTGTTTAACTTTCTGGAGGAACTCTCCCTGCACAATGAACGGGAATGGTTTCAGGCGCATAAAGCCACCTACGACCAGCTTCGCAAGGAATTTGAGGTAGCCGTAGCCCGCTGGCTGCAGCAGATGGCCGCCAACGACCCCACGCTGGCCGGCCTAGACCCCAAAAAGTGCCTCTTCCGCATCTACCGCGACGTGCGTTTCTCTCACGATAAGCGTCCCTATAAAACCCATTTCAGCGCCTATTTCTCGGGTGGTGGCAAAGCGGGTACCGGGCCCGGCTACTATGTACAGCTCGGCCCGCATGGGCAAACAATGATGGCCGGCGGAATCTATGTGCCGGAAAAAGAACAGCTGGTTCGCATTCGGCAGGAAATCGACTACAACGGCCCGGCCCTGCACGCCGTGTTGCGGGCGCCCGCATTCCGGCAATATTACGCGGGCCTCAGCGGCGAAAAGCTCAAAAAAGCCCCTGCCGGATACTCCACCGACCATCCGGATGTAGAGCTGCTCAAACACAAAAGCTTTGTAGTAAGCCACCAAGTGCCCGATGCCACCGTGCACCAACTGGACCTTGATGCCTACGTGCCTGCCGCGTTCCGGGCCCTGCAGCCGTTCTGTGAGTTTCTGCGCGAAGCCGTGGACTAG
- a CDS encoding serine hydrolase domain-containing protein: MSRLYRLLLAGALGLLLYSCAPTAHIQRLDGSRVRSEELTRRIQQITDSAQVHGLAVAVFNDNRTVYTHAFGVKSTATKEPLQFSTEFYGASLSKAVFAVLVMKLVEQGQLALDVPLQHYLPKPIYEYAPRTRWHDDYSALRTDTLYRRITARMCLTHTSGFANWRWDEKDEKLRVNRRPGSRFSYSGEGLVYLQVVLEHKLGRPLEEMAQELIFRPLGMQTSSYRWQPQFEASYAFGHDTKGTVLEKDKDNEPRSASTLETTPEDYAKFMEAVLQRKLLRPASWQEIFRPQIRLRSVQQMGPLARKDTTFYDHLQLSYGLGWGLLQSPYGTGAFKEGHGDGFQHYSIVFPEQGIGVLLMSNSDNGESAFQSLLHLTIADRFTPVEWENYTPYTKRRQP, encoded by the coding sequence ATGAGCCGTTTATACCGTCTACTCCTGGCTGGCGCCCTAGGACTGCTACTGTATTCCTGCGCGCCCACCGCCCATATCCAACGCTTGGACGGCTCCCGGGTCAGGTCCGAAGAGCTAACCCGGCGCATCCAGCAAATCACCGATTCGGCGCAGGTGCATGGGCTGGCCGTAGCCGTGTTCAACGATAACCGCACGGTGTATACGCATGCTTTCGGGGTGAAAAGCACCGCCACCAAAGAACCGCTGCAGTTTTCAACGGAATTCTATGGTGCCTCGCTGAGCAAAGCGGTATTCGCGGTACTGGTGATGAAGCTGGTGGAGCAGGGCCAGTTGGCGCTGGACGTACCGCTGCAGCACTACCTGCCCAAACCCATCTACGAGTATGCGCCCCGCACCCGCTGGCACGACGACTACTCGGCCCTGCGGACTGACACGCTGTACCGCCGCATCACGGCCCGAATGTGTTTAACCCACACCAGCGGCTTCGCCAACTGGCGCTGGGACGAGAAGGACGAGAAGCTGCGGGTAAACCGCCGGCCCGGCTCGCGCTTCAGCTACTCGGGCGAAGGACTGGTGTACCTGCAGGTGGTGCTGGAGCACAAGCTGGGCCGTCCGCTGGAAGAAATGGCACAGGAACTGATTTTTCGGCCGCTGGGCATGCAGACTTCCAGCTACCGTTGGCAGCCGCAGTTTGAGGCCAGCTATGCCTTCGGACACGACACAAAAGGTACCGTGCTGGAAAAGGACAAAGACAACGAGCCCCGCAGTGCCAGCACCCTCGAAACCACGCCCGAGGACTACGCGAAGTTTATGGAAGCCGTGCTGCAGCGCAAGTTGCTCCGGCCCGCATCGTGGCAAGAGATTTTCCGGCCCCAGATCCGCCTGCGGTCTGTGCAGCAAATGGGCCCGCTGGCTCGCAAAGACACCACCTTCTACGACCACCTGCAACTGAGCTACGGCCTGGGCTGGGGGCTGCTCCAGTCGCCATATGGCACCGGCGCTTTCAAAGAGGGCCACGGCGACGGATTTCAGCACTACTCCATCGTGTTTCCTGAGCAAGGAATCGGCGTGCTGCTAATGAGCAACAGCGACAATGGCGAAAGCGCCTTCCAGAGTCTGCTACACCTGACTATTGCCGACCGTTTTACACCCGTAGAGTGGGAAAACTACACGCCCTACACCAAGCGGCGGCAGCCCTAG
- a CDS encoding geranylgeranyl reductase family protein produces the protein MSTSRHPHHYDVLIAGAGPAGTACALALSSSGLRVALLDKASFPRDKICGDAIPSPTLKHLARLDPAYATELQELLAPHRADTAFSRMLAPNGRALRIQWHNPAFNSPRLHFDDALLILVRRHTATKVLEKYTIRQVEADADGVTVWPTDPAQEPLRAALVIGCDGANSVVYRQLAPSARLNRAYHCAAVRAYYQGVADAPENTSDFYFLREFQAGYCWVFPVGNGVYNVGFGALSEEITARRLDLKDVLQDLLAEHPHLAPRFATATQLTPVTGFGLPLGGSARPVHGARWLLCGDAAALIDPLQGHGIDKAVHSGILAAQQAQRSFQAGRFDAECLAEYAREVERHIGRELARRYRIMRFLAGKPWLVNLAVGAATWPWLRRRLVRAVG, from the coding sequence GTGTCTACTTCGCGCCATCCTCATCACTACGACGTCCTGATTGCTGGGGCCGGCCCGGCGGGTACGGCCTGCGCGCTGGCCTTGTCTAGCAGTGGGCTGCGGGTGGCACTGCTAGACAAGGCCAGCTTTCCGCGGGACAAAATCTGTGGTGACGCCATTCCCAGCCCTACGCTTAAGCATCTGGCCCGCCTCGACCCAGCATATGCCACCGAACTGCAGGAGCTGCTGGCTCCTCACCGCGCCGATACAGCCTTCAGCCGTATGCTGGCGCCCAATGGCCGGGCGCTCCGCATTCAGTGGCACAATCCGGCTTTCAACAGCCCGCGCCTGCACTTCGATGATGCGCTGCTGATACTCGTGCGCCGCCATACCGCCACCAAAGTGCTGGAAAAGTATACTATCCGGCAAGTCGAGGCCGACGCGGACGGTGTCACGGTCTGGCCCACGGATCCGGCGCAGGAGCCGTTGCGGGCGGCGCTGGTTATCGGCTGCGACGGGGCCAACTCTGTGGTATACCGGCAGCTGGCCCCGTCAGCTCGCCTCAACCGGGCGTATCACTGTGCGGCGGTGCGGGCATACTACCAGGGTGTTGCCGATGCTCCTGAAAACACCTCTGACTTCTATTTTCTGCGCGAATTTCAGGCAGGCTACTGCTGGGTGTTTCCGGTGGGCAATGGTGTGTACAACGTCGGGTTTGGCGCACTGTCAGAAGAAATAACTGCCCGGCGGCTTGATCTGAAAGACGTGTTGCAGGATTTGCTGGCCGAGCATCCGCATCTGGCTCCACGCTTTGCCACTGCCACCCAGCTCACGCCCGTTACCGGATTCGGGCTGCCACTGGGTGGCTCCGCCCGCCCGGTACACGGTGCTCGTTGGCTGCTCTGCGGCGACGCTGCCGCCCTCATCGACCCACTGCAGGGCCACGGCATCGACAAGGCAGTGCACAGTGGCATACTGGCCGCTCAGCAGGCACAGCGCAGCTTTCAGGCCGGCCGTTTCGATGCGGAGTGTCTGGCGGAATATGCCCGGGAGGTAGAACGCCACATCGGCCGCGAACTAGCCCGACGCTACCGTATCATGCGTTTCTTGGCTGGCAAACCCTGGCTTGTGAATCTGGCAGTAGGCGCTGCTACATGGCCCTGGCTGCGTCGGCGGCTGGTGCGAGCAGTGGGGTAA
- a CDS encoding YitT family protein, with product MKRRLVQVGLLAAGVFSAALGLKGFLLPNDFIDGGVTGISLLASQLTGLSLSVLIVLINIPFIIMGYYQLGRGFAIRTLLAILALAGVLLVVSFPVLATDKLLISVFGGFFLGAGIGLAIRGGAVLDGTEILAVYISKKTPLSVGDIVLVFNIIIFAVAASLLSITTALYSILAYLSAAKTMDFIIEGIEEYTGVTIISPFSDDIRRMITEELGRGATLYLGKRGFGSRGEQLDTLDIIFTVVTRLEVTRLTDEIDKIDPQAFVVMSSVRDAKGGLVKRRPLH from the coding sequence ATGAAACGCCGCCTGGTGCAGGTGGGGCTGCTGGCCGCCGGCGTTTTTAGCGCGGCCCTCGGCCTGAAAGGCTTTCTGCTTCCCAACGACTTCATTGATGGCGGCGTCACGGGTATTTCGCTGTTGGCAAGCCAGCTGACCGGCCTTTCCCTATCAGTGCTGATAGTGCTGATCAATATCCCGTTCATCATCATGGGGTATTACCAACTCGGGCGCGGCTTCGCCATTCGGACGTTGCTGGCCATTCTGGCGCTGGCGGGTGTGCTGCTGGTTGTGTCGTTTCCGGTGCTGGCTACTGACAAGCTGTTGATTTCGGTGTTCGGGGGCTTCTTCCTGGGGGCCGGCATCGGGCTGGCCATTCGGGGTGGCGCTGTGCTCGACGGTACCGAAATTCTGGCTGTGTACATCAGCAAGAAAACCCCGCTCAGTGTCGGCGACATTGTGCTGGTGTTCAACATCATCATCTTCGCGGTAGCGGCCTCGCTGCTCTCCATCACCACGGCGCTGTATTCCATTCTGGCGTATCTGTCGGCGGCCAAAACCATGGACTTCATCATTGAAGGCATTGAGGAATACACCGGCGTTACCATCATTTCGCCCTTCTCCGACGATATCCGGCGTATGATAACCGAGGAACTGGGCCGCGGCGCCACGCTCTACCTGGGCAAGCGCGGCTTCGGCTCCCGCGGCGAGCAGCTCGATACACTCGACATTATCTTCACCGTCGTGACCCGCCTGGAAGTGACGCGCCTCACCGACGAAATCGACAAGATTGATCCACAGGCTTTTGTGGTGATGAGTAGTGTGCGCGACGCGAAAGGTGGCCTCGTGAAGCGCCGGCCGCTGCATTAG
- a CDS encoding DUF2490 domain-containing protein: MRVSFLPMSLLCLLPVVAGAQSAPPARIQDPNRNVWLAWFSDARLTKRWGLHTEFQLRRTHGLRDPQQYFYRVGANYHATDRLTLTPGYVYLLSLPYGDFPDASRTHERRFYLRADLEDELGRLQLTHRYIQDFRWLLNPGETSYARQYRSRYRLQLQFPLTGPKIEAGTLYGLASDEIFISYGSNAARLFNQNRLYGGLGYQATEALSLEASYLHQTVQHDDGVVFEQNHALQISVNFNPDFRKQKGQ, encoded by the coding sequence ATGCGTGTTTCTTTCCTGCCGATGAGTTTGCTGTGTCTGTTGCCGGTGGTTGCCGGGGCTCAATCTGCACCGCCAGCTCGTATTCAGGACCCAAACCGGAACGTATGGCTGGCCTGGTTCAGTGATGCCCGCCTGACCAAGCGCTGGGGCCTGCACACCGAGTTTCAGCTGCGCCGCACCCACGGCCTGCGCGACCCGCAGCAATATTTCTACCGCGTGGGCGCCAACTACCACGCCACCGACCGACTGACACTGACGCCGGGCTACGTGTACCTGCTCTCGTTGCCCTACGGGGACTTTCCGGATGCCAGCCGCACCCACGAGCGGCGCTTCTACCTGCGCGCCGACCTTGAGGATGAGTTGGGTCGCCTGCAACTCACGCACCGCTACATTCAGGATTTTCGCTGGCTGCTGAACCCTGGCGAAACCAGCTATGCCCGCCAATACCGCTCCCGCTACCGTCTGCAATTGCAGTTTCCACTTACTGGTCCTAAAATCGAGGCCGGCACGCTATACGGGCTGGCTTCTGACGAAATTTTTATCAGTTACGGTTCCAATGCGGCCCGGCTCTTCAACCAAAACCGGCTATATGGCGGCCTGGGCTACCAAGCAACAGAAGCGCTGAGCCTAGAAGCCAGCTACCTCCACCAAACCGTGCAGCACGACGACGGTGTGGTGTTTGAGCAGAACCACGCGCTGCAGATCAGCGTGAATTTCAACCCCGACTTTAGAAAGCAGAAAGGCCAATAG
- a CDS encoding CPBP family intramembrane glutamic endopeptidase, with translation MKKPAVVAAVTLATFLLAVYGPRFINPLLGVVPGQLAPVAYSLYMALWWLGLPMLALAGLYGFRRVLPELGWKASVGTGLLMGLVCTLPMLLGYMALFPVTTLAGPVVAGNLVRGALWAGLGEETLFRGFLFGQLYRKVRFPWLLTILIESGIFATGHLYQSHDLASAAGVLAVTFSGGVWFGWLYKSWNNLWVPVFLHVFMNAWWMLFEVSDTALGNVWANVFRVLTIGLSVAFTLWYQRHRQPAPAALALA, from the coding sequence ATGAAAAAGCCCGCTGTGGTTGCCGCCGTTACCCTTGCTACATTCCTGCTGGCCGTATATGGTCCGCGCTTCATCAATCCGCTGCTGGGCGTAGTGCCGGGGCAGTTGGCCCCGGTAGCCTACTCGCTGTATATGGCGCTGTGGTGGCTGGGGCTCCCTATGCTGGCATTGGCGGGCCTCTATGGCTTCCGGCGGGTGCTGCCAGAGTTGGGCTGGAAAGCTTCGGTAGGCACTGGTCTGCTGATGGGGCTGGTCTGCACGCTGCCTATGCTGCTGGGGTATATGGCGCTGTTTCCGGTAACGACGCTGGCCGGGCCGGTGGTGGCGGGCAATCTGGTGCGGGGCGCTTTGTGGGCGGGCTTGGGCGAAGAAACGCTGTTTCGGGGCTTCCTGTTTGGGCAGCTCTACCGGAAAGTAAGGTTCCCGTGGCTGCTCACCATCCTCATCGAGTCGGGCATTTTCGCTACGGGCCACCTCTACCAAAGCCACGACTTGGCCTCGGCGGCCGGTGTGCTGGCCGTCACGTTCAGCGGCGGGGTATGGTTCGGCTGGCTCTACAAAAGCTGGAACAACCTGTGGGTACCCGTTTTCCTGCACGTCTTCATGAATGCTTGGTGGATGCTGTTTGAAGTGTCGGACACGGCGTTGGGCAATGTGTGGGCCAATGTGTTCCGGGTGCTCACCATTGGGCTTTCCGTGGCGTTTACGCTCTGGTACCAGCGCCACCGGCAGCCTGCACCGGCCGCGCTGGCACTAGCCTGA
- a CDS encoding J domain-containing protein has protein sequence MQNYYRLLGVPATASVAEIEAAYRALHARIHRRAARDPALNERLQEAYGSLQILTDPRRRWAYDQLLGQQPAPARQLSAMEALMERYAPVARWLNWALLAFCLLLALDRVLPLRELPGELVLSRQLVSISASASNPQVGYDIQTPLTKFRLHSAQAPRAREGEFLTVWRTPLLGVVRRVSSPRAPEGPAPFEPYGTGVYGGALAALPILLLLVAVVGVLPNRAPETRVNTAVAGSLLLVLTVVVMWLF, from the coding sequence ATGCAGAACTATTACCGCCTGTTGGGAGTGCCGGCCACGGCCTCGGTGGCCGAAATAGAAGCCGCCTACCGCGCCCTGCACGCCCGTATTCACCGCCGCGCGGCCCGCGACCCGGCCCTCAACGAACGGCTGCAGGAAGCCTATGGCAGCCTCCAGATTCTGACCGACCCGCGCCGCCGCTGGGCCTACGACCAGCTCCTGGGCCAGCAGCCGGCTCCGGCCCGGCAACTGTCGGCTATGGAGGCCCTCATGGAGCGCTATGCCCCGGTGGCCCGGTGGCTGAACTGGGCGCTGCTGGCTTTCTGCCTGCTGCTGGCCCTCGACCGGGTGCTGCCCCTGCGTGAGCTGCCGGGCGAGCTGGTACTGAGCCGCCAGCTGGTTTCCATTAGTGCTTCGGCCTCTAATCCGCAGGTGGGCTACGACATTCAAACCCCGCTTACCAAGTTCCGGCTGCACAGTGCCCAAGCGCCCCGCGCCCGCGAAGGCGAGTTTCTGACGGTGTGGCGGACGCCACTGCTGGGTGTGGTGCGGCGTGTCAGTTCGCCCCGCGCCCCGGAGGGCCCGGCGCCGTTCGAGCCGTACGGGACCGGCGTATACGGTGGGGCACTGGCGGCTCTGCCCATCTTGCTGCTGCTGGTGGCAGTGGTGGGCGTGCTGCCCAACCGAGCCCCCGAAACCCGCGTGAACACCGCTGTAGCCGGTAGCCTCCTGCTGGTCCTCACGGTGGTCGTTATGTGGCTATTTTAG